In the genome of Thermomicrobiales bacterium, the window GCAGCACTCCAACGCTTCAGGTTATAGACACTCCGCGGCGCGTTGACGCTGCCATGCAGCCGCTTCCTCGAAACACAATGACATGAGGTATCCATGATGTTGAACCATCTGAGATGGATTCTGCTGCTCGTGCCAGCCCTGGCACTCTTGCTCGCCGCTTGCGGCGGTGACACGGATAATGCCGCCGACTCAGTGTCGACTTCAACACCGGCCGAGACAGTAGCCACAAGCACCACCATGCACCAGGGCCACTCGATGACAGCGCCCGAGGGCGGAGAAGATGCCGACCTGCACTTCATCGACGCGATGATCGTTCACCACCAAAGCGCCGTCGCAATGGCCGAGGCGGTCAAGGACTCGGCCGAGCACCAGGAGATTCGCGATGTCGCCACCGCGATCATCGCGGCTCAGGAGCGCGAGATCGAGCAGATGCGCAGCTGGCGCGACGCATGGTTCCCGAGCGCGCCAGAGAGCGACCTGTCGGCCATGATGGACATGCCCGGCATGAACATGTCTGACGCGGACATGGAGATGCTGGCGCAGTCCGACGCACCGGACGAGATGTTCATCGACATGATGATCCCGCACCACGAGTCAGCCATCGATATGGCGAAAGAGATTCAACAGACGACCGAGCGATCGGAACTGCAGCAGCTGGCAGCGGAGATCATCACAGCTCAACAGACCGAGATCGACCAGATGAAGGAGTGGCGAGCGGAGTGGTTCGGCGAGTAACGCCACCGCGTGCTCCGTCTTCAGCCCAACTGCGACACATGGCTCTGCGGATTCGTTCCGCGGGGCCATGTGGATACCCAGGTCGGCAGCCTCGTCAGATACGTCAGAAAGCACGACGCTTCCTGCTACCCGCCATATGGATCCTCGTCAGGCGATGCTCGACGGGGAGATCCCTTCTCCACGTAACGACCGTCCGTCACGAACAACGTTGACCTGCGCTACCTGCCCTGCGGCTGCTCATTGACCGCGAAGCTGAACACGTCCGGGCGCGCGTAGTGGCCGACCGGGTCGAAGTCAAAGCGGGATGCTGCGAGATCGTCGCGGTCGAGGTCGGCGTAGAGGATGCCTTCTTCACCGTAGAGCGGACCAGCCAGATAGCTACCGAGCGGCGAGACGATCGCGCTACCACCGCGGCACATCTCCTCCGGCGCTTGCTCCAGATCGCTGAGCGCCTCCGGCCCGAGGTCGCCTGGGTACATGCTTTTCGTCACGTACTGATTGCAGGACAGCACGAAGCAGCGACCCTCCAGCGCGACGTGCTGCATCGTCGCCTGCCAGGCATCGCGCGCGTCAGCCGTCGGCGCGATGTAGATCTCGACGCCCTTGGTGTAGAGCGCTGTCCGCGCCAGCGGCATGTAGTTCTCCCAGCAAATGAGGCCGCCGAAGCGGCCGATCTCCGTCTCGATGACAGGCAGTGTACTGCCGTCGCCCTCACCCCAGATCAGGCGCTCGGATGCCGTCGGCTTCAGCTTGCGGTGCTTGCCGAGGATCGCACCGTCCGGCCCGATGTAGAGCAAGGTGCAGTAGAGCGTGCCGCCGATGCGGTCGCGCTCGATCACGCCGATCGCCACCCAGACGCCAGCCTCGCGCGCTGCCTGGCCAAGCCGGTCGGTCGCCGGAGATGGGATCTCGACAGCGTTATTAAAGTAGCGAGCGAACAGTCGCCGCCCCTCGTCGCTGCGGCTGCCGACGAGCGCGCCGAAGCTGAGACCGCGAGGATAGGCCGGCACGAACGCCTCGGGGAAGACAATGAGCCGCGCACCGGCATCCGCAGCCTCGCCGATCAGCCCGACCGCCTTCTCGATCGTCGCCTCGCGGTCGAACAGCACCGGTGCCGCCTGCACGACGGCGACTCGCGTCGGATTAGCCATCACCTCACCCCGTTCGCACGTATTCCCACAGTCATAGATCGCTGCCTGAGCCCATGCTACCATCGTGCAAACACACCAATTTCCGGAACCACGTCTTCTTTA includes:
- a CDS encoding carbon-nitrogen hydrolase family protein yields the protein MANPTRVAVVQAAPVLFDREATIEKAVGLIGEAADAGARLIVFPEAFVPAYPRGLSFGALVGSRSDEGRRLFARYFNNAVEIPSPATDRLGQAAREAGVWVAIGVIERDRIGGTLYCTLLYIGPDGAILGKHRKLKPTASERLIWGEGDGSTLPVIETEIGRFGGLICWENYMPLARTALYTKGVEIYIAPTADARDAWQATMQHVALEGRCFVLSCNQYVTKSMYPGDLGPEALSDLEQAPEEMCRGGSAIVSPLGSYLAGPLYGEEGILYADLDRDDLAASRFDFDPVGHYARPDVFSFAVNEQPQGR
- a CDS encoding DUF305 domain-containing protein, translating into MPALALLLAACGGDTDNAADSVSTSTPAETVATSTTMHQGHSMTAPEGGEDADLHFIDAMIVHHQSAVAMAEAVKDSAEHQEIRDVATAIIAAQEREIEQMRSWRDAWFPSAPESDLSAMMDMPGMNMSDADMEMLAQSDAPDEMFIDMMIPHHESAIDMAKEIQQTTERSELQQLAAEIITAQQTEIDQMKEWRAEWFGE